In Topomyia yanbarensis strain Yona2022 chromosome 2, ASM3024719v1, whole genome shotgun sequence, one DNA window encodes the following:
- the LOC131681784 gene encoding pyroglutamyl-peptidase 1 — translation MSRTIFVTGFGPFAGHEERNASWEAVKLLPDSYQHHKVKYTIQKLQIPVTYEAVDAAVPKIWNQNPALVIHIGVHGRIETINLEKCAYSSGYCRPDFTNKCLPCDKITLKNDVKCSVLKTNLDVEAIASELSTLAKCCCSTEVGSYLCGYIYLKSLDVDPDRTLFIHVPDVNRPYSSEQTKDVILQVLVRCMNQLETNGKL, via the exons ATGTCAAGGACCATTTTCGTGACCGGTTTCGGTCCGTTTGCTGGCCACGAAGAACGTAATGCCAGCTGGGAGGCCGTCAAACTACTTCCCGACTCATACCAGCACCATAAGGTAAAATATACAATTCAAAAGTTGCAGATTCCGGTTACATATGAAGCGGTGGATGCTGCAGTGCCGAAGATTTGGAACCAAAATCCAGCG CTGGTCATCCATATCGGGGTTCATGGTCGTATCGAAACGATTAATCTGGAGAAGTGTGCATACTCGTCTGGGTATTGTCGACCGGATTTCACCAACAAATGTTTACCGTGCGATAAGATAACTCTCAAAAATGATGTAAAGTGCTCAGTTCTGAAGACGAACCTAGATGTAGAAGCTATCGCTAGTGAGCTTAGCACCCTTGCCAAGTGCTGCTGCTCGACGGAAGTGGGCAGTTACCTGTGCGGCTATATCTACCTCAAATCGCTGGACGTGGATCCAGATCGAACGTTGTTCATACACGTACCGGATGTCAATCGACCGTACAGCTCCGAACAGACAAAAGATGTCATCTTACAGGTGCTGGTTCGATGCATGAATCAGCTGGAAACAAATGGGAAACTCTGA
- the LOC131681782 gene encoding uncharacterized protein LOC131681782 produces MYKILNSVLQSSNSILKRYGTLQLPALYSTFHPRDFQFDTSFADTGTLIHRFSRHIALTKRDWTDPTRYDFKFSSFYPVYRPDQFIANLQTISSHDLSKLICLTADIKGKTDHRLFTDVVNTLDEETEGRIEQCNFNELARILHGYMYLLRSKITRLETYRKVLPRMIALFEQNKNEKDFMTLVFFLGLWKKNAAGSKLLEQFLKQHLEQFLDDRLGLMDFVILANASFQTSVRLENQKFQDRIVKEICNSENDDTALIVTLVKCARMNRIRSELIVERLRDLMQTGATGSDFREMSHLFAYIADSSIKDDSLIQMFLEQCANWIEKEVTNPSTEYNSPIFRPKDLASFLWSCSNLSIPLANIGVEPSELLNIIFKKIEHGECRFIPDTLVDICLSLWIMNHPSVDLLSTIYGDRQFMQHFMKDRVKIESRRDLLLACAEIERPEAFKIISKLPRVNAADLTRQPPDYLVKKRVGLQRVASCLDGLKEKLLISEVQYNLPIKFLNIAGLLVNMQDGRRISLDVLEKDHCLSDDQTPIGLMNLKTRLLKKLNIEAITINYIRIDSDDELVHALEEAIANVTESKVSKQKRQMG; encoded by the exons atgtacaaaattttGAATTCAGTTCTCCAATCGAGCAATTCGATTCTAAAGCGGTACGGCACCCTCCAATTACCGGCATTGTACAGCACATTTCATCCACGGGATTTCCAGTTCGATACATCTTTCGCCGATACCGGAACACTGATACATCGATTCTCGCGGCACATTGCTCTTACCAAACGAGATTGGACAGATCCGACGCGATACGATTTCAAATTTTCCTCGTTCTATCCTGTTTACCGACCGGATCAGTTCATCGCAAATCTGCAGACCATTTCAAGTCACGATCTAAGCAAGTTGATCTGTTTAACCGCGGATATTAAGGGGAAAACGGACCATCGTTTGTTTACCGATGTCGTCAACACTCTGGACGAGGAAACCGAAGGTCGAATAGAGCAATGCAACTTCAACGAACTCGCTCGGATACTGCACGGCTACATGTATCTGCTGAGAAGTAAGATAACCAGACTTGAGACCTACCGGAAAGTCCTGCCACGAATGATTGCGTTGTTCGAACAGAACAAGAACGAGAAAGATTTTATGACGCTTGTGTTTTTCCTGGGACTGTGGAAGAAAAATGCTGCTGGCAGTAAACTTCTAGAACAGTTTTTAAAGCAACATCTGGAACAGTTTTTGGATGATCGTTTGGGACTGATGGATTTTGTAATTTTGGCCAATGCTAGCTTTCAAACTAGTGTTAGGcttgaaaatcaaaaatttcaagatCGCATAGTAAAAGAGATCTGTAACTCCGAGAATGACGACACTGCCTTGATTGTGACATTGGTGAAGTGTGCTCGAATGAATCGTATTCGGTCGGAACTAATAGTAGAGAGACTAAG AGACTTGATGCAAACTGGTGCTACTGGATCAGATTTCCGCGAAATGTCGCATTTGTTTGCTTATATCGCAGACAGTTCGATAAAAGACGATTCACTGATCCAGATGTTCCTGGAGCAATGCGCAAACTGGATAGAAAAAGAAGTTACAAACCCATCAACCGAATACAATTCGCCAATTTTCCGACCCAAAGACCTGGCCAGTTTCCTCTGGAGCTGCTCGAACTTATCTATTCCTTTGGCAAACATTGGAGTTGAACCGAGCGAacttctaaatataatctttaaAAAGATTGAACACGGAGAGTGTCGTTTCATACCAGATACTTTGGTGGATATATGCCTTTCACTGTGGATTATGAATCACCCGTCGGTCGATCTGCTTTCAACGATTTACGGCGATCGTCAATTTATGCAGCACTTTATGAAGGATCGAGTGAAGATTGAATCCCGTAGGGATTTATTGTTAGCGTGTGCCGAGATCGAGCGACCAGAAGCGTTCAAAATTATTTCCAAATTACCGAGGGTCAATGCAGCTGACCTGACCAGGCAACCGCCTGACTATCTGGTGAAGAAACGCGTAGGTCTTCAACGGGTAGCATCCTGTTTGGATGGATTGAAGGAAAAACTGCTTATCAGCGAAGTGCAGTATAATTTGCCGATCAAGTTTTTAAACATCGCTGGATTGCTGGTGAACATGCAGGACGGCAGGCGCATAAGCTTAGATGTTCTAGAGAAAGATCATTGCCTTTCAGATGATCAAACGCCCATTGGTTTGATGAATTTGAAGACACGTTTGCTTAAAAAGCTTAACATTGAAGCTATCACG ATTAACTACATTCGAATAGATTCTGACGACGAGCTAGTGCACGCATTGGAGGAAGCTATTGCCAATGTTACCGAATCCAAAGTATCGAAACAAAAAAGACAAATGGGTtaa
- the LOC131681275 gene encoding dolichyl-diphosphooligosaccharide--protein glycosyltransferase subunit DAD1: MTNIKTVLVKFYDEYTNNTPKKLKIVDAYLLYILLTGITQFVYCCLVGTFPFNSFLAGFISTVSCFVLGVCLRLQSNPQNKSQFLGISPERGFADFIFAHIVLHLVVVNFIG, translated from the exons ATGACAAACATCAAAACCGTCCTGGTAAAATTCTACGATGAATATACCAACAATACGCCCAAAAAGTTGAAGATCGTTGACGCCTATCTGCTGTACATTTTGCTGACCGGCATCACGCAGTTTGTTTACTGTTGCCTAGTTGGAACATTCCCGTTTAACTCGTTCCTGGCTGGGTTTATCAGCACCGTGAGCTGCTTCGTGTTGGGTG tatGTCTACGGCTGCAATCGAATCCTCAGAATAAGTCACAGTTTTTGGGAATCTCTCCGGAACGTGGATTCGCTGATTTTATTTTTGCCCACATTGTACTACATCTAGTTGTGGTCAACTTTATTGGTTAA
- the LOC131684292 gene encoding uncharacterized protein LOC131684292 — MSDLPHDTPSDFESASQMDLTSTPCGICGPSTCDEQMIGCDGCLKWFHTRCVGVKEDSIPDKWYCQSKACRKQAQEYQQKRKDAKRRESDKSSVGTLAGTSSVEQRLKALEEKQKRQTEELEAEMMLQQKERMMQRAFERKKMEMEMRRREEDEEEEKAWQVEMLQRKKAQIERMKANRQAFENKMAELDDELKALAVMKGASKTDDYSSQAHCSSRAEATRRYVQPVH; from the coding sequence ATGTCGGACTTACCCCACGATACGCCTTCCGATTTCGAATCTGCATCACAAATGGATTTGACCTCAACTCCATGCGGAATCTGCGGTCCGTCGACTTGTGACGAACAAATGATTGGTTGCGACGGTTGTTTAAAATGGTTCCACACTCGTTGCGTGGGAGTAAAGGAGGATTCAATTCCGGATAAGTGGTACTGCCAAAGCAAAGCCTGCCGGAAACAGGCCCAGGAGTACCAACAGAAGCGGAAGGATGCCAAAAGGCGCGAATCTGATAAATCCAGTGTAGGTACGCTGGCAGGTACTTCCAGCGTGGAACAAAGACTGAAAGCGTTGGAGGAAAAGCAGAAGCGACAGACTGAGGAGCTGGAGGCGGAGATGATGCTGCAGCAGAAGGAGAGAATGATGCAGCGCGCATTCGAAAGGAAGAAAATGGAGATGGAGATGAGAAGGCGTGAAgaagacgaagaagaagaaaaggCGTGGCAGGTGGAGATGCTGCAGCGAAAGAAGGCGCAGATCGAGCGAATGAAGGCGAATCGTCAggcatttgaaaataaaatggcCGAGCTGGACGATGAGCTGAAAGCATTGGCGGTCATGAAAGGTGCGTCGAAAACAGATGACTACAGCTCGCAAGCGCATTGTTCCTCTAGagcagaggcgacgcgtcggtacgttcaacctgttcattga